The window TCTTGGCGCGCTCGCAGCTCACCTTGTAGTTGCGGAAGTCCTGGATATCCTTGATTCGGATCTTCACTTTTTTCCCCGTGCAGGCTTCCACTTCATCCTTCACGAAGTCGGCCACCTGGCCCACGGTGAAATTGTCCTTTGCCACATTGAAGACGCCGCTGATGGTTTTGTCCGCCTGCACAGCGCGAAGGAAAGCGCTCGCGGTGTCGCGCACGTCGAGCAGGGGCCGCCAGATGGAGGGGTTGTTCACAGTAATCTCGCCGTCGAGGATCGCGCATTTGAACATGGTGTTGATGATGAGGTCGAAGCGCATCCGGGGGCTGTGCCCGCAGACCGTGCCCTGGCGCAGGGCGATGGTGGAGAAGGTGTTATCCTGCAGTTGCAGCACGCCATGCTCGCCCGCCAGTTTGGAAATGCCGTAGGGATAGGCGCAGGTGACGGGCGCGTCTTCATCGTAGAGTTCGTTGACGGTGTAGCCATAGACCGAGCAGGAAGACGCATAGACGAAGCGCTTTACACCGGCGCGCTTGGCCTGAAAGGCGAGATAGGACGGAAGGGCGCCGTTCTGGATGAAGTTCATGGCGGGATTGAATTCCGCCATGGGATCGTTGGAAAGACCGGCCAGGAAGATGACCTGATCGTAACCTTTGAGGTCCGCATCGGTCATGTTGAAGAGATCTTTCTGGATGATGGGCGTACCTTCGGGCAGGTGATTACCAAACCAGAGCAGGTCGGCCACGTCAACATCATAGCCATGCTCCTGGAGCATGGGCACGAGTACGGAACCGATATAACCAGCGCCACCAGCGGCGAGAATACGCATGAAAAGAACCCTTTCGAATCGGGGGAAAAGCGTTGGATGGTGTGGGCGAGGCCCT is drawn from Candidatus Hydrogenedentota bacterium and contains these coding sequences:
- a CDS encoding NAD-dependent epimerase/dehydratase family protein; protein product: MRILAAGGAGYIGSVLVPMLQEHGYDVDVADLLWFGNHLPEGTPIIQKDLFNMTDADLKGYDQVIFLAGLSNDPMAEFNPAMNFIQNGALPSYLAFQAKRAGVKRFVYASSCSVYGYTVNELYDEDAPVTCAYPYGISKLAGEHGVLQLQDNTFSTIALRQGTVCGHSPRMRFDLIINTMFKCAILDGEITVNNPSIWRPLLDVRDTASAFLRAVQADKTISGVFNVAKDNFTVGQVADFVKDEVEACTGKKVKIRIKDIQDFRNYKVSCERAKTYLGFQPKYAITDITRALYENLASYGDLGQKNYYNIEVFKGL